A region from the Anomaloglossus baeobatrachus isolate aAnoBae1 chromosome 11, aAnoBae1.hap1, whole genome shotgun sequence genome encodes:
- the LOC142256205 gene encoding nicotinamide N-methyltransferase-like encodes MSDFTNTSEYEEQFDPRLYLETYFHLGSGSLGDDFLKFVLGNFNKTLKSGAVTGSTLIDIGTAPSIYQLLSVCEKFDDITVTWHTKRELQELQKWLKNEPDAFDWSSVVKHVCEIEGNSIDQKEKVEKLKGRIKQVLMCDVSKSNPLAPHEAPKADCLVTTVCLEAACRSYDSYGTALKNLSNLLKPKGHLLMAGDLGANYYEVGPNKVFSLPVNETFLKKVISESGYEIIQLVSFGKPEDADFANSDFEGFYFVHAQKK; translated from the exons ATGTCGGACTTTACTAATACCAGTGAATATGAGGAGCAGTTTGATCCACGGCTGTACCTGGAAACATACTTCCACCTGGGATCTGGCAGTCTGGGCGACGACTTCCTGAAGTTTGTTCTTGGAAATTTTAACAAGACATTAAAATCAG GTGCTGTGACAGGATCTACTCTTATCGACATCGGCACAGCTCCTTCTATCTACCAACTTCTCTCAGTTTGTGAAAAATTTGATGATATTACCGTTACTTGGCATACTAAGAGAGAACTGCAGGAACTGCAAAAGTGGCTGAAGAATGAGCCTGACGCGTTTGATTGGTCCTCGGTAGTGAAACATGTCTGTGAAATAGAAGGAAACAG TATTGACCAgaaagaaaaggtggagaaactaAAAGGACGGATAAAACAAGTTTTGATGTGTGACGTCAGTAAGAGCAATCCATTGGCCCCTCATGAAGCACCCAAAGCCGATTGCCTTGTTACAACTGTTTGCCTGGAAGCTGCTTGCAGGAGCTACGATTCTTATGGGACGGCCCTGAAGAACCTTTCTAATCTTCTTAAACCAAAGGGACACTTGCTAATGGCAGGAGACCTTGGGGCCAATTACTATGAAGTTGGACCTAATAAAGTTTTTTCTCTGCCTGTTAATGAGACTTTTCTGAAGAAAGTCATTAGTGAAAGTGGCTATGAGATCATACAACTGGTATCTTTCGGAAAGCCAGAAGATGCCGATTTTGCCAATTCTGATTTTGAGGGCTTTTATTTTGTTCATGCTCAAAAAAAATAA